A genomic segment from Melanotaenia boesemani isolate fMelBoe1 chromosome 9, fMelBoe1.pri, whole genome shotgun sequence encodes:
- the ube4a gene encoding ubiquitin conjugation factor E4 A, with the protein MTDQGNNNQNISCNPFAALFSSLADAKQFASGQKPQQQSTQPPLEDSGESHSESENSVSDSVDDNDDSVAEISRSFRSRQELCEQLNVNHMIQRIFLITLDNSDPSLRGDNGIPPRCVYLEEMAADLDGQDWLDMDNIEQALFNRLLLLEPGNQLIYMTSCSAVNLSADRDAGEKCAIPYLFACYQRAKEEVKKVPEKLLSFALRCKNLTVSNTRTVLLTPEIYISQNVYEQLLDLLLEGFRGAQPEEVVEFVEEVIAGLLSDQEVRTFEEVIVPVFDIFQGRFKDLDLCQPLLYFYLDVLLYFSQHKDIAKVLVEHIQPKDPANGLQFQKTLLGTVLNISCLLKTPGVVEGHGYFLNPSRSSAQETKVQEANIHQFMGQFHDKLHLILKSLLQRSGETRHLLLTWLGNCLQANAGRAKIWANQMPEIFFQMYASDAFLLNLGAALLKLCQPFCKPHSPKLLTFNPTYCALKEMSEEERRNRNVHARGLEKETCLIPVPPQQQQLESAQSYSLLTENLIFTQLTMHLGFHRLHEQMVKMNQSLHRLQVTWQEAQRASNPMSEQLLEQFERLMIVYLSTKAATTQPAMLQCCLNLQASTAALLVQLSMGNQGPEHVALDFPLSSLQNTVLCYVPEFFAENLGDFFIFLRRFADDILETSAENLEQILNFITVFMGNVERMKNPHLRAKLAEVLEAVMPHMEPLAPGAAQPIVFQRERVFCSYRHAPQLAEALITVFVDIEFTGDPHQFEQKFNYRRPMYPILKYMWSKDNYRESIKHLANYASENLEAMNPPLFLRFLNLLMNDAIFLLDEAIQYLSKIKVLQLERDRGEWEGLAPDARREKESSLQMFGQLGRFHNIMSNETIGTLAFLTSEIKGIFVHPFLAERIISMLNDFLQHLVGPKMGALKVKDFSEFDFKPQQLVSDICTIYLNLGDEENFCATVPKDGRSYSPTLFTQTLRVLKKINKPGDMIVAFGLLADKIKSHADRQQQEEETYAEAPDEFLDPIMSTLMLDPVLLPSSNVTVDRSTIARHLLSDQTDPFNRSPLTMDQIRPNEELKQQILQWLEKHKQERLQLGPSG; encoded by the exons ATGACTGACCAGGGCAACAACAACCAGAACATCTCCTGCAACCCCTTTGCTGCCCTTTTCAGCTCGCTGGCTGATGCCAAACAGTTTGCATCTGGCCAGAAACCACAACAGCAGTCTACTCAACCCCCAT TGGAGGACTCAGGAGAGAGTCATTCAGAGTCAGAAAACTCTGTGTCAGACAGTGTTGATGACAATGACGACTCGGTTGCAGAGATCAGCCGCTCCTTCCGGTCCCGGCAGGAGCTGTGTGAGCAACTCAATGTCAATCACATGATCCAGAGAATATTTCTCATCACTCTTGACAACA GTGACCCCAGTTTGAGAGGAGATAACGGGATCCCTCCTCGCTGTGTTTACTTAGAGGAAATGGCTGCAGATCTGGATGGACAGGACTGGCTGGACATGGACAACATTGAGCAG GCTCTGTTTAACCGCCTGCTGCTTTTAGAGCCAGGAAACCAACTCATCTACATGACATCATGCAGCGCAGTGAACCTGTCTGCTGACCGTGATGCTGGAGAGAAATGTGCCATTCCTTACCTTTTCGCTTGTTACCAGAGGGCAAAAGAAGAA GTGAAGAAGGTGCCTGAGAAGTTACTTTCATTTGCTCTTCGCTGCAAGAACCTGACTGTTTCTAACACGCGAACAGTCCTTCTCACCCCAGAAATCTACATCAGCCAGAATGTTTATGAGCAGCTTCTGGACCTGCTACTGGAAGGTTTCAGGGGAGCAC AGCCAGAGGAGGTGGTTGAGTTTGTGGAGGAGGTCATTGCTGGCCTTCTCTCTGACCAGGAGGTGCGTACCTTTGAGGAGGTGATAGTTCCCGTATTCGATATCTTCCAGGGACGCTTCAAAGACTTGGACCTGTGCCAGCCTCTCCTCTACTTCTATCTAGATGTTCTCCTCTATTTCAGCCAGCATAAAGATATTGCCAAG gtgttggtaGAGCACATACAGCCCAAAGACCCAGCTAATGGTTTGCAGTTTCAGAAGACCCTCCTGGGGACTGTATTAAATATATCTTGCTTACTGAAAACCCCAGGTGTGGTAGAGGGACATGGCTACTTCCTGAACCCCTCCCGCTCCAGTGCCCAAGAAACAAAGGTCCAAGAGGCCAACATCCACCAG TTCATGGGTCAATTTCATGATAAGCTTCACCTGATCTTGAAAAGCTTGCTGCAGCGATCTGGTGAGACCCGCCACCTGCTCCTCACATGGTTGGGCAACTGTCTGCAGGCTAATGCTGGACGGGCAAAGATCTGGGCCAATCAGATGCCAgaaatttttttccagatgtaTGCTTCAGATGCATTTCTCCTAAATCTGGGTGCAGCTCTTCTAAAGCTGTGCCAACCATTCTGCAAGCCACATTCACCCAAATTGCTCACCTTTAACCCTACTTACTGTGCACTCAAAGAGATGAGCGAAGAGGAGAGGCGTAACCGCAATGTCCATGCAAGAG GTCTCGAAAAGGAAACCTGCCTGATCCCTGTACccccccagcagcagcagctggaatcTGCACAGTCTTACAGCCTGCTGACTGAAAACCTCATCTTCACACAGCTCACCATGCATCTCGGCTTCCACAG ACTCCATGAGCAGATGGTCAAGATGAACCAGTCTCTTCACCGACTTCAGGTGACATGGCAGGAGGCCCAGCGAGCAAGCAACCCAATGTCAGAGCAGCTCCTGGAGCAGTTTGAGCGTCTGATGATTGTTTATCTGTCAACCAAAGCTGCCACCACACAGCCTGCCATGCTGCAATGCTGCCTTAACCTCCAAGCATCCACTGCTGCTCTGCTTGTTCAGCTTAGTATGGGAAACCAGGGACCTGAACATGTAGCACTTGATTTTCCCCTTTCTTCCCTGCAGAATACTGTGCTCTGCTATGTACCAG AGTTCTTTGCAGAAAACTTGGGAGACTTTTTCATCTTCCTGCGACGGTTTGCAGACGACATCCTGGAGACTTCTGCAGAAAATCTGGAGCAGATTCTTAATTTCATTACTGTCTTCATGGGTAATGTAGAAAG AATGAAGAACCCTCACTTAAGAGCAAAGCTTGCAGAGGTGCTGGAGGCAGTGATGCCCCACATGGAGCCACTGGCTCCTGGTGCTGCTCAACCAATCGTGTTCCAGAGGGAGAGGGTCTTCTGCTCCTACAGACATGCACCTCAGCTGGCTGAAGCCCTCATCACTGTGTTTGTTGACATTGAGTTCACAG GAGATCCTCATCAGTTTGAACAGAAGTTCAACTACAGAAGACCCATGTATCCAATTCTCAAGTATATGTGGAGCAAAGACAACTATAGAGAAAGCATtaag CATTTGGCGAACTATGCATCTGAGAACCTGGAGGCCATGAACCCCCCTCTGTTCCTCAGGTTCCTCAACTTGCTGATGAACGATGCCATCTTTTTATTGGATGAGGCTATTCAG taCCTGAGTAAAATCAAAGTTCTGCAGCTGGAGCGGGATCGAGGGGAGTGGGAGGGCCTGGCCCCTGATGCCCGGAGAGAGAAGGAGTCAAGCCTGCAGATGTTTGGACAGCTGGGACGCTTCCACAACATCATGTCCAACGAGACCATCGGCACTCTAGCCTTCCTCACCTCAG AGATTAAGGGCATCTTTGTGCATCCCTTCCTGGCTGAGAGGATCATCTCCATGCTGAACGACTTTCTGCAGCACCTGGTGGGTCCTAAGATGGGAGCTCTCAAAGTCAAGGACTTCAGTGAGTTTGACTTCAAGCCGCAGCAGCTTGTTTCTGACATCTGCACAATCTACCTAAACCTCGG tGATGAGGAGAATTTCTGTGCTACAGTCCCAAAAGATGGACGATCGTATTCTCCTACTCTGTTCACACAGACACTTCGCGTACTAAAGAAAATCAATAAGCCTGGTGACATGATTGTGGCTTTTGGTCTTCTTGCGGATAAAATAAAG TCTCATGCAGACAGGCAGCAACAGGAAGAAGAGACATACGCAGAGGCTCCAGACGAGTTCTTGGACCCCATCATGTCCACGCTAATGCTGGATCCTGTTCTTCTCCCTTCTTCCAATGTAACAGTAGACCGCTCAACTATAGCAAGACACCTCCTCAG TGACCAGACAGACCCTTTCAACCGCAGTCCTTTAACCATGGACCAGATCAGGCCAAACGAGGAACTCAAACAGCAGATCTTACAGTGGTTAGAAAAGCATAAGCAAGAGAGGCTGCAACTGGGGCCCAGTGGCTAG